The DNA sequence TTTTGTTCTGGAACTACTCTAGCAAAAATATTAATCCCCTTAATTATCTTTTGTAACTCTTCATCAGTCATTTTATCAAGTTCTTGCCCTGTGATAATCTTTTCTGGGTCCTTTAATCCAATTTGTTTCCCAATATTTTGAGCAGTACTTGGATAATCACCAGTTATCATTATGATTTTAATGCCGGCGCCATAACATTCTTTGACTGCATTAGGAACAGAAGATCTTATGGGATCCATTAGGCCTATTAGTCCCAAGAATTCAAATTTGAAATCGTGTTGTTTAGTTGGTAGATCAATTTCTTTAAATGCTGATCTTGCAACTCCTAATACTCTTAGGCCATCTTTAGCAAGTTTGTCTACATCTGACAAAATTTGTTTCTTTTTGGATTCTTCAAGATGACATAAATCAATAATTGCTTCTGGAGCTCCTTTGGAGGATATTACATAATCTTTTCCATCTGGAGATTTCCACACATGTGACATTGCCAACAAATTTTCAGATAAGGGATACTCCCGCATTAATTTCCAATCGTTATGAATATGTTCAGTATCAGAAAGATAGTGATTTCCTAATTCTTTGAAAGCCTTTTCCATTGGGTCAAAAGGCTCCTTTTGGCTAGCTAGAATGCTAAACTCAACTATTTCATGAAAATCCTCAGGTATGGATTTTTTTGATTCATAATTTACTTCATATATGTTCTCGCCAACTAGTATTTTGTTAACGGTCATACGATTTTGTGTTAAAGTGCCGGTCTTATCCACACAAAGTACTGTTGCAGAGCCAAGAGTTTCTACTGCGGGAACTCTTCTTGTGAGAACCCTATTTTGAGATATTCTCCATGCCCCAAGCGCTAAAAACACAGTCAATACTACAGGAAACTCTTCGGGCAGTATGGCCATAGCAAGAGTAATGCCAGCAAGAAATCCTTCTAACCAGTTGCCCCGCGATAATCCATAAAAAACAATAATTATCAAACAAAGTAAAAATCCAGAGGTAGAAAAATATTTTATAATATTTTTTGTTTCTTTTTGTAAACGAGTTCCCTCTTGATCTAACGATTGTAATGCTTTACCAATCTTTCCCATTTCAGTTTTAATTCCTGTGGCTTGAACTTGTGCTACACCTTGTCCTTTGACAACTAGTGTGCCCGAATAAATGAAAGGCAATCCGTCTCCACCGGGAGATATCATTTGAGATATTTCTTTACATTTGGACTTTCTAACTGGCACTGATTCACCAGTTAATAATGATTCATCTGTAAAAAAATTACTACAATCCAAAAGTATTGCATCTGCAGGAACACGATCTCCTTCGGAGAGAATTAGTATATCTCCTCTCACTACTTCTCTCCCTGCAATACGTTTTTGTTCTCCGTCTCTTATTACTGAGGCACGTGGGCTTGACAAGTCTCTCAAAGCTTCTAAAGCTCTTTCAGTCTTTCTTTCTTGATAAAAAGTAATTCCAATTATAACAAAAACAAAGAAAAGAAGCATAATACCTTCTTGGATATCTCCGAGAATAAAATATATCGTACCACATGCAACAAGAAGTAAAAACATTGGTTCGCGTATTACCTCAAAAGCTATACGCAAACCAGTCTTTTTCTTTTTTGAAGGAAGTTCATTGTAACCTTCTTCTTTTATTCTTTGATTTACTTCCTCTTCAGATAATCCTTTTAATTTTGTAACTTCGAAATTATCCATTTATTATTGATTAAAGTATTCTCTTATAAACTTTACATTAAATCATTAAACTTAATAATTTCAAAAATTAAAGTAGAACTTGCATGAAAAATAAAGATATGGACGTCTTAAGAAAATCGATACTTACTAAAATGAGTGGTGTGTTCTTAATATTTATAATATTGGCTTTTTTGAATCTCATATCCGTCTTAGTTTCTTATTTAATATTCCACAAACTTATAGGATTTTTAAACAATAATTTTATCCTTCTTACATTTCTTCTTGTGACAGTATTAGTTGGGTCGATAATGAAAGACATTAGCCCACGACTAAAATACCTATCTCCTTTATTTTATGCTTTAGGCGGCTTAACGATATTAATAATTGCAATAAATGCTATAGTCGATTTAGAGATTTTTATAGGTAGTGGATATATATCTTTAGTCCAGAGTAATATAATAATAAGTTACTCTCTTGCATTTGTTACAATTCTTTTAATAGGTTATTTTATGGTATTTACCGGCATGACAAAAACTGAAGTGACCGGATCTTTATGCAAATTTAACATGTTTAGCTTCTGCCTATTCATGGATGCAATTCTATTCTTTGAGAAGATATTTGAAAAAGCTAGTTTACTACTTTCAAATTTTATTTCATACATTTTACACAAAATATTCTGGAGATAATCATTTGTCAAGTATGCTAGAATTATAATAAGGTGACTTGTAAATGCTCACAGTTCCTAAATTATCTTTGAATGTAACAACCGGGCCTAATTCATTGAAAAATTCTCTAGCATATTTGGGCGTTGTTTTCTCATAACTATCAATCACAACGTACTCGATTTTGTTACGCTCAAGAGTTTTTTTAAATAATTTAGGATCTTGAGGTATTTGATAAGTTTGTCTGTGTGAAAAATAATTAATCTGCCTAAATGATTGGGCCATAACTTTAGAATCCACATCTGTGTTGTCTCTAAGCCAATGCCCAGCTTCATCTAGTAGCCCATATGAAACAACACTAGTTTCTAGTATTGATACAGTTGCACCAACCTGAAATAACACTGCAATTATCATAAATGCCATAGCAAGATTTCTTTTTTTGTCCTTTAGGTACAATAATGCCAAATACACCAATAAGAAATATCCTGCAAGTAAATACCGTGCTTCTTGAACTGGCCATAAAAAAGCAGATAAAAAAACAAGGAATCCAAAAAATAGAAATGTCTTTTCCGATTTTTTAAATCCTAAAATTGAGATGGGTAAGATTGGTATAAAAGATCCCAAAATGAATATAGGCAGGGTTCTTGTAAAAAATACAGTAAAATTAGAGCCCATTTCTGGTAAAAGATAAGCTGAATGTGATACGAAAGGTGTTTGAAAATGAGAATATGACCAAATTGCCCACGGGAGGACTATTAACACAGATGTTAAGAAATTAACAGCAACTTTCTTATTCATCTTGATTACATAATAGACGAGTATGGGAAAAGTATAAACAAATCCAACTGATTTTGTTAAGAAAGATAAAGCAATTAAAGCACCTATTATTACATGTTTCTTATAAGAATCGTCTTTCCATAAAAAGACTAGATAAGCTGCCATCACAAAAGTTAACAAAGGTATTTCACGAATTACATTAATCGAATCATAAAAAATAATGGGGGTAAAAAGAATATATAATGCTCCTAGAAAACTAAATTCTGTAGAAACTCTTTTTTCCAAAATAAGATAACATAAAATCACATGGGCTATGGAAAATAAAGGGACTACTAGAAATATTCCATTTTCCCCAAAAATACCTATGAACAATGCAAGAAACATAGGCAAAATTGGAGGTACATCACCTGGATATCCGTTAAAAAAATATCCATTTCCGCTAATAAGTGAGTATCCTAAAGAAGCATATAATCCTCCATCATAGATAAGCCCGTGATGTGGAACATAATAAGCAAGAGAAATAACTGATACAATGATTAAAATTAGAATGTACCTATTCCTAGACATTGGGATGTGCATTATTCAAAAGAAGTAGAGGATCTATTTATATGGTTAATGTGCGGCATATGAATACTTATTAGTTAATTAAGGCCGTTAGAACTCTTTATATTTAAAAACAACGAGTATATTCAGTTTTATGCATTCAGAAGCCCTACCCCATACTCCCTCTAGCCTTTTAATTAGTCCAATTCATGGCTATTCATGGCAAACGAATTTGATCAGGCCTATGGATTTATTATTAAATCGTGTAATTATTTGGGTACAATGTGCTCTGTTAAAGGAGAGATTGAAGTTTGGGAGAAAAAGGAAAAGGATAGGATCTTCCTCGTTGATAAAAGTACTGAGAGATTCCTATCACGTAGAAGGCAAGACGACCCAGAGTGGTATGAGAACTCAAAAGTCATGTTAACTTCACTCATAGAGCATAACTGTAGTCTGCCACCTCTTTTGTGCATGTGTTGACTTTTTTCTATATATTTTTTTTAAATTACTATATAGTCTCTAGTAGGAATATTTATAAATAAACTTAAATTGAGTAATACTATGAAATTTAGGGCAATTGTTTACAATTCCGCTACCCTCAATGCCCCAAAAAATATTCTTCAATTTCTCTTTGGAGTTGTAATATATACTAGTTTAACTGGTGATTATAACATATTGAAAATAGTGGTCGCCGCTTCAGGATTATCTATGGGCCTAGGAGCAATATACCTATTTAATGACCTCACTGACTACGAAGAGGATAGAAAGAATCAGATGAAGATATCCTGGAAGGCTATAGCTAATGGGAGTATTTCAGTACAAACGGCAAAATATCTTATCATAATTTTATCTATTTTGGGAACTCTATTCTCATTTTTATCTGGAACTAATTTCTTTGTTATTTTTGTAGCGATAATAGCATTGAATCTTCTATATTCCTATCCAGCTATAAGGCTTAAAAGTCACAAAAACTCTTCCCTGATAGTTATTACATTAATACAGATACTGAAATTCTCAAGTGGCTGGTTTCTTTTTACAAATAATCTAGAAGGGTTCCCATATCCTTTCGTGGTTTCATTATCGGTAGGATACGCACTTCTTTTCTTGTATTATAAGAATAATACTACAAATGCTAAAACAATAATCAGAGAAAATAAAAAGAGAGTATATCCCCTTTCACTAGTAATGTTCTTATTTCTACTAATTTCATTTTTTATGTATGCTTTTCCCGTGGTATTTCTATTAATACTGGGAATGTCTGTACCCACAATATTATTTTACACCTTATCAAAGGACTATCTTGGAACAAAAGTAAACTTTGCTTTTATGTATGCAGGGCTTATAATCATCTTATTGTCATTCCTTTTACTTTCAGTTCCAACCGTTACAGCAACAAACGATACGCTTTTAGGATATTCCACTCAAATCAAAGAAATACTAAAGCATGCCTACTTGAACAGATGAATCATGCTTGTCTTCAAATGAGGCTTAATCCCAGTTTGTCTTCCATAAATTGATATTTTTCCTTCATTTATGGTTTTGAAAATAGAGTTTGTTGTCTTTTTTGATTCTATCATAAAATAAGAAGATCCTAATTCTTCTAAAAAATGGGAGTCTGAACCAGCTATTCCTGGAATATTGTTTGTTTTAGAATAGATTTCGGCAAGTTTATTGTGACTAGCCAATAAGGTTCTACTATTAAATATTTCAATGGCGTTAATTTTTTCTTTTATTGGATCTAAGTCTTCCCCGATACCTTTTCTAAATTTATCAAAAGGATGTGGCGCAATGATAAATCCTTTACTCCCATAAGAAATAGTTTCTTCTAAAGTCATATCTCTTGGGATTTCTTCCTCAAGATTTAAGATAATGATTTCTCCTGAAACTGTATTTACTTCTTGACCCACAATGACTTTTATAGGCATATCTTTCTTTTCAGCGAGATCTCTAGTTTCAATTCCGCCTTTGGTCGAATTGTGGTCTGTAACTGAAATTACATCAAGCCCCTTCGAAATGGCAGTTTCAAGAATAGTTAAAGGACTCATATTGCCATCTGGTGAATAGTGGGAATGCATATGAAAATCAAGTTTAATTTTTTCCATGACTAATCGAATTTTCAAATGCTTAAAAAATTAACTTATACTAATGAAAAATTATTCAGAAAGAGTTTTAAACAATTAAATGGCTATTAATATAATGCTTAAAGTGCTTGTTGTTGAAGACGAAGTTGAACTTCTTGAACTATACGACTTGATTCTAAGTAAAGATTACATAGTTTTTACCACTGATAGTGGTAGAGAGGCCATTAATATTTTTGATAGGGAAAACCCTGAAGTTATTATTGTTGATATAAGGCTTCCTGATGTTTCAGGAGTTGAAGTTACTAAACATGCTAAGTCAAAAAATCCAAATGTTGCTGTCATAGGAGTATCTGCATATAGAGAGAGATTTAAAGAAGCACTTGATGCAGGAGCGGCTACAGTTATTCAAAAACCATTTCTTGTTAAACAGATCCATAAAGTAATAGAAGATGTTCTCCAGAATAAACAGTAACACTTTTAAGTAACCTACTTTTTTCTAAGAGTGGTTACTATGTCAGAAAAAATAGCCAATCCGGGCCCACTAGGGCTTGCTGCATTTGGATTAACCACACTTATTCTAAATTTTGTCAATGCAGAAATAATTCCTGCTGAAAGTATAGGAATGGTTTTACCGATGGGCATATTTTATGGTGGCGCATGTCAGGTTTATGCAGGTATGTGGGAGATGAAAAAAGGTAACACTTTTGGTGCTACAGCATTTACTTCATATGGTGCATTCTGGCTTGGGCTTGCACTTATGTTCCTACTTCAATTTGCAGGAATACTTGCACCTGTACCAAAGGCAGGACTTGCAATTTTCCTTGGAGCATGGGGTCTTTTCACGGCTTACATGACTGTTGCAACTCTAAAAAAGCCTAAAGCACTGCAAGTGGTATTTATAACCTTGACAATACTTTTCTTCCTTTTAGCAATTGGGCAGTTTAATCATACTGTACACATAATTGCAGGATATGAGGGTATATTTACAGCATTGTCTGCATTATATCTATCTGCAGCAGAAGTAATAAATGAAACATATGGAAGAGAAGTTCTTCCAATTGGTCAATAAATTTATATATTATTTTTTCTATTTTTTTATAGGGATAACATGGGATGCAATTCTGAACTCAAATCAAAAATACTTACAATAATATACCAACGAGGAGAGATATCTCCTGAAAAAATATCTGATATCACCAAGGCTAGCATTGAAGAAGTTAAAGCTTGTGGAAATGAATTAAAATCAGAAAAATTAATTGAAGAATGCTGTGGAAAATATTCTACTTCTTCACTAGTAGGTGGAAAGGCAGAGTATTCTTCAGGCGATGACGGATGTTCTGGAGCAGGATAAAGATTTAATAGAAACTTTTATTATTATAATATCTATTTTATTTTATGGATTATTTTATATTAATCCCTTCATTAATAATAGGATTGCTTTTTGGTCGTTTTATCTTAAATAGATTTGATAAACCAAATGAACTAGTTTGGTTCATAATACTCACATTTTTTGGCATAAATATCTTGATTATATTATTTGATAGATATATAATTCCTAATGCCATTCTAATTGGCCAAATTAAATCTTTTGTTCCAGGACTTCTTATAGGTGTCTACCTATACCTTATTTTAGCTGTTTTCGGTGTTTTTAAACCATCAAGAATGCAATTATCCAAAAAACATTTAAAAAAATGATATATCTTTGATACAGTGACTACATGTATATTTGTGTTAATTTAAATGGCATTTATCTTCTTGACAATAAGGGAATAATTAATGACTTTGAACCTTTTTCTAAAGGCATAAAACCTTCAGTTAAATCAATCATGAAACTAGAAAAGGGGAAAGTTCCTTTTGAATTAAAAAAAATAATGGAAAGAAACCCGGATTTATCTTTCTCTTCCGAGTATGAATTAAAGGATAAGACAAAATTTCAATTTATTTTTCCTAACGATGGAGGGATTTTATTTAGGGAGAATTATGCCAAAATTCTAGAAAAGGCGCAAATACATGAAGAGGAATATCGAAAAAAACAAAAGTCAGTTCTTCAGGAGTTAGCAAGGATAAAGGTCACAAATTTGTTAGGAGAAAAAGATAAACTGATAATTCATGCAGTTTATTCGCTTAATGAATTTGATGAAACAATTAATCTATTTCTTGAAAGAATTAGAGAATGGTACTCAATACACTTCCCAGAATCAGTTTCTGCTATCCCAGATAACAAGCATTTCATTGAATTTATTCTTAAGATAGGGAATAAGTCATATTACCAAGAAAAGAAGAATTTATTATCTTATGAATCAAATATCACAAATGACACAATTGATAGATCTCTAGGTGTCGAATTATCCGGCGAAGATATGTCTCAAATTAAAGAAATTGCAAATTTAATAGAGATACTTTACACTAAGAAAGAATCTTTAGAGAACTATATTACAAATCTTGTAAATGAAATTGCCCCAAATACTTCTTCTGTTGCAACACCAATCATTGCTGCAAAATTAATATCTCACGCCGGAGGTCTAAAAAACTTATCAGTTAAACCGTCTTCTACTATTCAGTTGATGGGTGCAGAAAAAGCCCTATTTAGACATATAAAGACGGGTGCTGACCCTCCTAAGTACGGTATAATCTTGCAATTCCCAGAAATTGGCAAAGCTCCATGGTGGCAAAAAGGAAAGATTGCTAGGACACTTGCGGCAAAAATTGCTATAGCAGCTAGAGTTGATAACGAAGGTGGAGACTATGTTGGAGACTTACTAAGAAGTGATCTTCTAAAAAGGATTAAAGAAATTGAAAAGAAATATCCGAATGCACCACCTAAGAAAGAAAAACAGCCTACAAAAAAATTTGATAATAGGCCAAAGAAAAAATTTGAGAAATCCAAATTTAAAAAAGGAAAATTTTAAATCTTCTTTCTATAATTATCCTTTATGCAAATAAGAATTAAAACAGATAAATTTGAATTTAAGGCAGTATTAGATGAATCAGAAACTTCAAAGGCAATTTATGAATCACTTCCACTTAAAGCAAGGGGATTTAGATGGGGCGGAGAAATCTATTTTTCTATCCCTGTGCACGTTGACTATGAAAATCCCAAGGAAATTGTAAATAAAGGGGATCTTGCATTTTGGCCACAAGGGGATGCCTTTTGCATATTCTTTGGAAAAACTCCTGCATCTTTAGAAAAAGAAATTAGACCTGCAAGTGCAGTCAATATTTTTGGTAAAATTGAGGGTTCTTTAGAAAATCTAGATCTTGTAAAGGATGGAGAAACTATTACTGTAGAACGAGATTAAATGAAAATAATACATAGAGAACTAGACAAAGGAATATTGAAGCTAAGAGTGGATAATGCCGATGACCTTTGGCATTTGTCCCACATTATAGAAAGCGGTGACTTGTTATTCGGTAAAACCTATCGAAAAGAGATGAAGAAAGGAGACAAAATAAGAAGTGAAAAACTTGAAAGAATTCCGGTAAAATTAGAGATAAAGGTAGAAAAAATTGAGTTCTCAAAAGATGTAATGAGGCTTAGAGTAACAGGGGTAATAACTCAAGGAGAAGAGGCAGGGAGCTACCACACCTTTAATATTGAAGAGGATTCAACAATTACTATCACGAAGAAATGGAAAAACTACCAATTAGAGCGTATAGAAAGGGCCATAAAAGATACTTTAACACCTAAAATTTTGATTGTTTGCATAGAAGAAGGCGATGCAGATTTTGGAATAATTGCACAATATGGGGTAGATTTCCCAGTATCAGTTTCTAAGAGCATTGCAGGAAAACACGAAACATCCTCGAGAGACAAAGACAAAAGAGAATTTTTTGCAGAGACCTCTTCTAAAATTTTAGAGATGATGCAAAAATATAATTTAAAGACTGTAATCATTGCAGGTCCAGGATTTTACAAAGATGAATTCATTAATTTTGTGAAAGAATTCAAATCTGAGATGCTAAACAATCTAATACCTGAAAATGTATCTACAGGTGGCAGAGCGGGGATATATGAATGCATCAAAAGAGGCATTCTAGAAAAAGCCCAAAAAGACCTTAGAGTATCCCTAGAAACAAATGCCGTTGAAAGATTATTTGAAGCAATAATAAAGAATGAAGGGGTTTATGGCCTTAATGCAATTGATAAGGCTTTGGAGTATGGGGCAATAAATGAACTTCTTATAGTTGATCAATTTCTTAGAAAAACTGAATTTGAAGAAATAACTGAGAAATCAAGGGAACAAAGGGCTACTATACACGTGATTTCAAGTGAACACGACGCAGGTAAAAAACTGGAAGGTATTGGCGGGATAGGGGCAATTTTAAGATTTAGGATTGATGGGATTTAAGGATATATCCTAAAAAAATAGAAGAAAAAAATATTATTAAGGCTCTTGAAACTATTATTATATATGGGTGCGGTATTAGAGAAATGATGACAAATATGAGACTAGATAAAACTAAAGATTTCCCGTTTTTAGAAGGTCTTTGTATCTTTAGGCTTGATATAAAAAGAAAAGATGTGAAGAGTAATAATACAGAAAATAAGTAAAAATGTATTTCTGATAAAAAAAGTAGAATAACAAATATTGCTCCGATAGTTATGGGGAGCCCGTAGTACTCACTTGAATCAATTGCGTTGAACCTTGAAAGCCTTAATAATCCAAATATAACATATATGACTCCTAATAATAAAGCAATTATAGAATTATCGCCATAATTAATGAATATTAATGAAGGAACGACACCAAAAGAAATAATATCGGACAATGAATCAAGAGTTTTACCAAAATCAGCAGAATTATTTTTCCTCCTAGCCAGAAAACCATCAAAACTGTCAAAAAAAATACACAGAAAAACTATTCTAGCAGCAATAGAGATATTCCCAATAAGAATAAAATATAATGCAATTACCCCTAAAGTCCCATTTGCAATAGAAAAAATATCTGGCAAAGAAACAAAATTAATTATACCTTTTTTGTTCATGATATCATTTAATCGAATTTCACACGGATGTCTTCTTTAATAGTGTTTAATACAAGTGAAGTGTTTGTTTTATCAACATTATCAAAAGTTTGGAGTTCTTTGACAAAATTATTTAGTTGGCCCCTATTCTTGAATCGGGCTATGATAACTGCATCATAATTTCCTGTTACATTATAAATAGATACAATATTATTGAATTTATCCAGAAGGGATGCAACATCTTGTAATTTTCCCCTCTTTATCGTGACATTAATAACTGCGATAAAGTCATATCCTGCTTTTGATGGATCAACAACGGGTATATATCCTTTAATTATCCCATCTTCTTCCATTTTTTTTACTCTATGTGAAATTGTCCCCACCGCAATGTTAAGATTTTTTGATAATTCTCTGAAGGAAAGCCTTGAATCTTTATTGAGTTCAGATATAATCTTTTTGTCTAGTTCATCCATAAACTCCACCAGATTTATTACTAAGAATTAATATAAAAGCTTTTACTAAAAAAAGAAGTAAAATAAAAAATAGATAATAAAATAATAAATAAATTAAAAATCAAATCTTATAGGTTAGTGAAACTGTAGCACTTATCTCTACATCTTCGGGTGGCACAACTGTTCCACTTTTCATGCTTGCTTCGAAAACTCTGTTATATGGAACTACATTATATGAAGACTCGTTCATATATGTAATCTTTCCAAGTCTAAAGTTACCTGCTTCGGCCATTGCATTTGCTTTAACTTGGGCTACTTTTACTGCTTCTTTGATTACCTTTACTTTTACGTCTTCCATTTTTGCATCGCTTAACCCGAATTCAATGTTGTTAATTCTGTTAGCACCTGCCTTGATGGACGCATCTACAACATTTCCAACTTTGGATATATCCGTAGATATTACTTTTAATCCATATACTGCCTTGTAACCTAACAAAGTAGGTTCTTTGTCTGCTGGATAATAGTACTCTGGATAGATACTAAAGGAATCGGTCTGGATTTTATCAGACGGTATGCCTTCTTTCTCTAAAGCCTGTATAACTTGAGCCAATATTCTTGATGCTTCCTGCTGAGATAGCAGTGCTGTATCATTTCTTGTTTCTATATATACATATATTGTAGCTTGATCTGGCGCTTCTTTTAATACTGCAGTTCCAGTTACTTGCAACTGATCATATTGCCCTTGTGGCAAGGGCTTTAATACTGCAACAGTCACCAACCCTAGTGCTAGGATAATTGCTACGATACCATAGATTTTATCATGTTCCATGTATATCGCCTCCAATCAATAAGTCTTAAGAAACTATATAAGGATTATGATAAGGTTTAATATATTTTGAAGTTATATCTAATTGAAATTAAAGATATTTCTCAAGATCTTTTTGGAGTAATAATAATCTTTTAATTGAAGAATGGTCTTCTCCAAGCTCTTTTATGAATCTTTCATATACTTTATCAAAAGATACTTTCTCTCCATTAATAAAAAAATTA is a window from the Methanofastidiosum sp. genome containing:
- a CDS encoding response regulator, producing MLKVLVVEDEVELLELYDLILSKDYIVFTTDSGREAINIFDRENPEVIIVDIRLPDVSGVEVTKHAKSKNPNVAVIGVSAYRERFKEALDAGAATVIQKPFLVKQIHKVIEDVLQNKQ
- a CDS encoding cation-translocating P-type ATPase, with protein sequence MDNFEVTKLKGLSEEEVNQRIKEEGYNELPSKKKKTGLRIAFEVIREPMFLLLVACGTIYFILGDIQEGIMLLFFVFVIIGITFYQERKTERALEALRDLSSPRASVIRDGEQKRIAGREVVRGDILILSEGDRVPADAILLDCSNFFTDESLLTGESVPVRKSKCKEISQMISPGGDGLPFIYSGTLVVKGQGVAQVQATGIKTEMGKIGKALQSLDQEGTRLQKETKNIIKYFSTSGFLLCLIIIVFYGLSRGNWLEGFLAGITLAMAILPEEFPVVLTVFLALGAWRISQNRVLTRRVPAVETLGSATVLCVDKTGTLTQNRMTVNKILVGENIYEVNYESKKSIPEDFHEIVEFSILASQKEPFDPMEKAFKELGNHYLSDTEHIHNDWKLMREYPLSENLLAMSHVWKSPDGKDYVISSKGAPEAIIDLCHLEESKKKQILSDVDKLAKDGLRVLGVARSAFKEIDLPTKQHDFKFEFLGLIGLMDPIRSSVPNAVKECYGAGIKIIMITGDYPSTAQNIGKQIGLKDPEKIITGQELDKMTDEELQKIIKGINIFARVVPEQKLRIVNALKFNGEVVAMTGDGVNDAPALKSSNIGIAMGGRGTDVARESADLVLLDDDFSSIVKSVRMGRRIFDNLKKAMAYILAIHVPIAGMSLIPVLLKMPLVLLPVHIVFLELIIDPACSVVFEAEPEEANVMNRPPRGTKENIFGKSTALLSFLQGFSVLIIVLVTYIIVLSRGQGEMEARAFTFTTLIVANLALIFTNRSWTRTILKTLKSPNSALWYVTFGALLFLGMVLYIPFLRELFLLSVLHINDLLICLVLGIISIMWFEILKLIKLKLNSN
- a CDS encoding SIMPL domain-containing protein (The SIMPL domain is named for its presence in mouse protein SIMPL (signalling molecule that associates with mouse pelle-like kinase). Bacterial member BP26, from Brucella, was shown to assemble into a channel-like structure, while YggE from E. coli has been associated with resistance to oxidative stress.) — translated: MEHDKIYGIVAIILALGLVTVAVLKPLPQGQYDQLQVTGTAVLKEAPDQATIYVYIETRNDTALLSQQEASRILAQVIQALEKEGIPSDKIQTDSFSIYPEYYYPADKEPTLLGYKAVYGLKVISTDISKVGNVVDASIKAGANRINNIEFGLSDAKMEDVKVKVIKEAVKVAQVKANAMAEAGNFRLGKITYMNESSYNVVPYNRVFEASMKSGTVVPPEDVEISATVSLTYKI
- a CDS encoding mRNA surveillance protein pelota; its protein translation is MKIIHRELDKGILKLRVDNADDLWHLSHIIESGDLLFGKTYRKEMKKGDKIRSEKLERIPVKLEIKVEKIEFSKDVMRLRVTGVITQGEEAGSYHTFNIEEDSTITITKKWKNYQLERIERAIKDTLTPKILIVCIEEGDADFGIIAQYGVDFPVSVSKSIAGKHETSSRDKDKREFFAETSSKILEMMQKYNLKTVIIAGPGFYKDEFINFVKEFKSEMLNNLIPENVSTGGRAGIYECIKRGILEKAQKDLRVSLETNAVERLFEAIIKNEGVYGLNAIDKALEYGAINELLIVDQFLRKTEFEEITEKSREQRATIHVISSEHDAGKKLEGIGGIGAILRFRIDGI
- a CDS encoding UbiA family prenyltransferase, translated to MKFRAIVYNSATLNAPKNILQFLFGVVIYTSLTGDYNILKIVVAASGLSMGLGAIYLFNDLTDYEEDRKNQMKISWKAIANGSISVQTAKYLIIILSILGTLFSFLSGTNFFVIFVAIIALNLLYSYPAIRLKSHKNSSLIVITLIQILKFSSGWFLFTNNLEGFPYPFVVSLSVGYALLFLYYKNNTTNAKTIIRENKKRVYPLSLVMFLFLLISFFMYAFPVVFLLILGMSVPTILFYTLSKDYLGTKVNFAFMYAGLIIILLSFLLLSVPTVTATNDTLLGYSTQIKEILKHAYLNR
- a CDS encoding PHP domain-containing protein, with the translated sequence MEKIKLDFHMHSHYSPDGNMSPLTILETAISKGLDVISVTDHNSTKGGIETRDLAEKKDMPIKVIVGQEVNTVSGEIIILNLEEEIPRDMTLEETISYGSKGFIIAPHPFDKFRKGIGEDLDPIKEKINAIEIFNSRTLLASHNKLAEIYSKTNNIPGIAGSDSHFLEELGSSYFMIESKKTTNSIFKTINEGKISIYGRQTGIKPHLKTSMIHLFK
- a CDS encoding Lrp/AsnC family transcriptional regulator produces the protein MDELDKKIISELNKDSRLSFRELSKNLNIAVGTISHRVKKMEEDGIIKGYIPVVDPSKAGYDFIAVINVTIKRGKLQDVASLLDKFNNIVSIYNVTGNYDAVIIARFKNRGQLNNFVKELQTFDNVDKTNTSLVLNTIKEDIRVKFD
- a CDS encoding acetate uptake transporter, producing the protein MSEKIANPGPLGLAAFGLTTLILNFVNAEIIPAESIGMVLPMGIFYGGACQVYAGMWEMKKGNTFGATAFTSYGAFWLGLALMFLLQFAGILAPVPKAGLAIFLGAWGLFTAYMTVATLKKPKALQVVFITLTILFFLLAIGQFNHTVHIIAGYEGIFTALSALYLSAAEVINETYGREVLPIGQ
- the pssA gene encoding CDP-diacylglycerol--serine O-phosphatidyltransferase, which translates into the protein MNKKGIINFVSLPDIFSIANGTLGVIALYFILIGNISIAARIVFLCIFFDSFDGFLARRKNNSADFGKTLDSLSDIISFGVVPSLIFINYGDNSIIALLLGVIYVIFGLLRLSRFNAIDSSEYYGLPITIGAIFVILLFLSEIHFYLFSVLLLFTSFLFISSLKIQRPSKNGKSLVLSSLIFVIISLIPHPYIIIVSRALIIFFSSIFLGYILKSHQS